A DNA window from Mucilaginibacter xinganensis contains the following coding sequences:
- a CDS encoding glycosyltransferase family 2 protein, which translates to MQDLKISLITVSFNAESTISYCIESILRQKYPNLEYIIIDGGSTDGTVRVIEKYKHHLSLFISEPDKGIYDAMNKGITLATGDVVGLLNADDFFADDTVLNAIADAFKKNDIDALYGDLNYINKAGRVIRKWRAGEFTSKSFNLGWMPPHPTLYCKRSLFEKLGLYSLNYGTAADYELMLRYLYINKLKSYYIKKVMINMKTGGKSNKNLNNRVKGLFFDLKAMRTNGILLPVLTLIIKPLRKIMQYF; encoded by the coding sequence GTGCAGGACTTAAAAATTTCATTAATCACAGTTTCCTTTAATGCAGAAAGCACTATAAGTTATTGCATCGAATCTATTTTAAGGCAAAAGTACCCTAATCTGGAGTATATAATTATCGATGGAGGATCAACTGACGGTACCGTCCGGGTGATTGAAAAATATAAGCACCATTTAAGCCTTTTTATTTCAGAACCCGACAAAGGTATTTATGACGCGATGAATAAAGGCATAACACTGGCAACAGGCGATGTGGTAGGTTTACTTAACGCAGATGATTTTTTTGCTGATGACACTGTTCTGAATGCAATTGCCGACGCCTTTAAAAAAAACGATATCGATGCGCTTTATGGCGATCTGAATTACATAAATAAAGCCGGCCGAGTGATCAGAAAATGGCGGGCTGGCGAATTTACTTCCAAAAGCTTTAACCTTGGGTGGATGCCTCCACATCCTACTTTGTATTGCAAACGCAGTTTATTTGAAAAACTAGGGTTGTATAGTTTAAATTATGGCACCGCCGCTGATTATGAATTAATGCTCAGATACCTGTATATCAACAAATTAAAATCATACTATATAAAAAAAGTAATGATTAATATGAAAACGGGTGGAAAAAGCAACAAAAATTTAAACAACCGCGTAAAAGGATTATTCTTTGATTTAAAAGCAATGAGGACTAACGGGATTTTGCTTCCGGTTTTAACACTAATAATTAAACCTTTACGCAAAATCATGCAATACTTTTAA
- a CDS encoding alpha-1,2-fucosyltransferase — protein MIAIVLSGGLGNQLFQYAFIYNQHKRLNTPFFLVKNGLPIDLYRYFELEMNFFYGLDRVFFNHRGFKLLFSHHLRRGFYNRVCNLLTPRHLMVSMSEDPADVLNKAQNGTLYFGFFQSESYFKDYAAGLLNRFSIKRKYLKAYSEKFSWLKKHTSVVVIHIRMTDYKAAGENEESLILPLSYYHQIIGEIHTPANFYVIMSDDTAAVRKEFDYLEAKYFSGESEIIDFQLMMNADICVIANSTFSWWAAYLNKKKNKSVYCPKHFLGFNKGEDYPAKIYPANWVTVPVL, from the coding sequence ATGATTGCTATTGTGCTATCCGGCGGCCTCGGAAATCAGTTGTTTCAGTATGCATTTATATACAACCAACATAAAAGGCTAAATACCCCATTTTTCCTGGTTAAAAATGGTCTTCCCATTGATCTCTACAGGTATTTTGAGCTTGAAATGAATTTTTTTTACGGCCTTGACCGTGTTTTCTTTAATCATCGTGGCTTTAAATTATTGTTTAGCCATCATTTAAGGCGGGGGTTTTATAACAGGGTTTGTAACCTTTTAACACCGCGGCATTTAATGGTTAGCATGAGTGAAGATCCGGCTGATGTTTTAAATAAAGCTCAAAACGGGACTTTGTATTTTGGCTTTTTTCAATCTGAAAGCTATTTTAAAGATTACGCGGCCGGCTTATTAAACAGGTTTTCGATTAAACGGAAATATTTAAAGGCGTACTCCGAAAAATTTAGCTGGTTAAAAAAACACACCAGCGTTGTTGTTATTCATATCAGGATGACGGATTATAAGGCAGCCGGAGAAAACGAAGAAAGCCTGATTTTGCCGCTAAGCTATTATCACCAGATAATCGGTGAGATTCATACGCCCGCAAATTTTTATGTAATAATGTCTGACGACACGGCCGCTGTTCGTAAAGAATTTGATTATCTCGAAGCGAAATATTTTTCGGGAGAAAGTGAGATTATTGATTTTCAGCTCATGATGAATGCTGATATTTGTGTGATAGCGAACAGTACATTCAGCTGGTGGGCGGCGTATTTAAACAAAAAAAAGAACAAGAGCGTTTATTGTCCAAAGCACTTCCTGGGCTTTAATAAGGGTGAAGATTACCCGGCTAAAATATACCCTGCAAATTGGGTTACCGTACCTGTGCTTTAA
- a CDS encoding GNAT family N-acetyltransferase produces MIKFIAVEELLSVRNEVLRDGKLSPEECIFPSDKLPGAFHLGYYKNGELACIASFYPQSYGDFTGTGYQLRGMATTAAYRGKGIGNQLLNFAVVYLRGQKANYVWCNARKKALQFYLNTGFEIISAEFDVAGIGAHHVMYVKIQ; encoded by the coding sequence ATGATAAAATTTATTGCCGTTGAAGAACTACTCTCTGTGCGTAATGAAGTGTTGCGGGATGGAAAATTATCCCCCGAAGAGTGTATTTTCCCTTCTGACAAGTTGCCTGGGGCATTTCATTTAGGTTATTATAAAAATGGCGAACTGGCCTGCATCGCATCTTTCTATCCGCAAAGTTACGGTGATTTTACAGGTACAGGCTACCAATTGCGTGGTATGGCTACCACTGCGGCATACAGGGGCAAAGGTATCGGTAACCAATTGCTCAATTTTGCTGTAGTTTATCTTCGCGGGCAAAAAGCTAATTACGTTTGGTGCAATGCCCGTAAAAAAGCTCTTCAATTTTACTTAAACACAGGTTTTGAAATTATATCTGCCGAATTTGATGTCGCTGGCATTGGCGCGCATCACGTAATGTATGTTAAAATTCAATGA
- the gap gene encoding type I glyceraldehyde-3-phosphate dehydrogenase, whose amino-acid sequence MRIAINGFGRIGRIFLRNILIMPQVTVVAVNDLTDTKTLAHLFKYDSVHRGFKGSVTYDDNHLYINNLAIKVIAEPKPSALPWEQFNIDLVIESTGKFTSKEGAEQHLKAGAKQVIISAPGTDKSIPTVVLGVNDGLVNLQAPILSNASCTTNNVAAMVKILDENWGIIDGYITTVHSMTGDQNLHDAPHKDLRRARAASASIIPTTTGAAKAITAIFPHLEGRLGGAGIRVPVLNGSLTDFTCSLKKQPTVEAINLAFKNAANGPMKNVLEYTEDPIVSTDILENTHSCIFDAQLTSIVGGLVKVVGWYDNEMGYSARLADLVKKISDIKQAGLPI is encoded by the coding sequence ATGAGGATTGCAATAAACGGGTTTGGGCGTATCGGGCGTATTTTTTTAAGAAACATTTTAATAATGCCCCAGGTAACAGTTGTTGCTGTTAACGATCTGACGGACACTAAAACACTCGCTCACCTTTTTAAATACGATTCTGTACATCGCGGCTTTAAAGGTAGCGTAACCTATGACGACAACCACTTATACATCAATAATTTAGCTATAAAAGTTATCGCCGAGCCCAAGCCCTCAGCATTGCCCTGGGAGCAGTTTAATATCGATCTTGTAATTGAATCAACGGGTAAGTTCACGTCTAAAGAGGGCGCTGAACAACATTTGAAGGCTGGCGCAAAACAGGTTATTATTTCTGCGCCCGGTACTGATAAATCAATCCCAACGGTGGTACTTGGCGTAAACGATGGCCTGGTTAACCTGCAGGCGCCTATCCTTTCTAACGCTTCGTGCACCACCAACAACGTGGCTGCGATGGTTAAAATACTTGATGAGAACTGGGGTATTATTGACGGCTATATAACCACTGTGCATTCTATGACCGGAGATCAAAACCTGCACGATGCGCCACATAAGGATTTGCGCAGGGCAAGAGCGGCATCAGCGTCAATTATCCCAACAACTACAGGTGCCGCCAAAGCAATTACCGCAATATTCCCCCACCTCGAGGGGCGACTTGGTGGCGCAGGAATTAGGGTGCCTGTATTAAATGGCTCACTAACAGATTTTACCTGCAGCCTAAAAAAACAGCCCACCGTTGAAGCTATTAACCTGGCTTTTAAAAACGCCGCCAACGGGCCTATGAAAAATGTGCTTGAATATACAGAAGACCCTATCGTATCGACCGATATATTGGAAAATACCCATAGCTGTATATTTGACGCCCAACTTACCTCAATTGTTGGCGGACTGGTAAAGGTTGTGGGCTGGTATGACAATGAGATGGGCTATTCTGCCCGCCTTGCAGACCTGGTAAAAAAAATCAGCGATATTAAACAGGCTGGTCTTCCAATTTAA
- a CDS encoding MraY family glycosyltransferase — MMEFLHNYTYIYYVFIIAVSTIITTFAIPSILHVARFRHLYDDLGHFRKEHDHGIPRLGGVAIFVGFTITSLLFCMTDKSLPINYLLTACIILFAMGLKDDLSGVNSNTKFVIQFVVCAILVILGNIRLTGMYGVFGIYELPYVISAGLSILLILLVVNAFNLIDGIDGLAATTGIIANGAFAILFIYIKQYELAAVSFAMAGSILGFLRFNLTPAKIFMGDTGSLLIGLISAVMALKFIEVNMQPTGKLQQLPEAPAITIAILIGPIFDTIRVFVIRIVNGGSPFVADRNHIHHRMLKLGLNHLQTTLILTGANILTIFIILLLKDYSNSFLIVLIVLMSLAFNWVITFFIRSKEREGLAFRNLFI; from the coding sequence ATGATGGAGTTTTTACATAACTACACGTATATATATTATGTTTTCATCATTGCAGTTTCTACAATTATCACCACTTTCGCTATTCCTTCAATTTTACACGTAGCACGCTTTCGCCATTTATACGACGACCTTGGCCATTTCAGGAAAGAACATGATCACGGCATACCCAGGCTAGGCGGCGTAGCCATTTTTGTTGGCTTTACAATAACGTCACTGCTGTTCTGCATGACGGATAAGTCATTACCGATAAACTATTTACTTACCGCCTGCATTATCTTATTTGCAATGGGCCTTAAAGATGATCTGTCGGGCGTAAACTCCAATACAAAATTTGTTATTCAATTTGTTGTTTGTGCTATCCTGGTAATCCTTGGCAACATTCGATTAACCGGAATGTACGGCGTATTTGGCATCTATGAACTCCCTTATGTTATCAGTGCCGGCTTATCCATCTTATTAATTTTACTTGTTGTGAATGCCTTTAATTTAATTGATGGGATTGACGGGCTTGCGGCTACAACAGGAATTATTGCTAACGGAGCATTTGCAATTTTGTTTATCTACATAAAGCAATATGAACTGGCTGCTGTTTCATTTGCAATGGCGGGGTCAATATTGGGCTTTTTACGGTTTAATTTAACGCCTGCAAAAATATTTATGGGCGATACCGGCTCTTTGCTTATTGGGTTAATATCTGCAGTAATGGCATTGAAGTTTATCGAAGTAAATATGCAACCTACAGGTAAACTACAGCAATTGCCCGAAGCCCCGGCAATAACAATTGCTATACTTATAGGCCCTATTTTTGATACCATCCGTGTATTTGTGATCCGAATTGTTAACGGTGGTTCGCCGTTCGTTGCCGATCGGAACCATATACATCACCGGATGTTAAAACTGGGACTAAACCATTTACAAACCACGCTTATTTTAACCGGTGCCAATATATTAACCATTTTTATAATATTATTATTAAAAGACTACAGCAACTCTTTTCTTATCGTTTTAATTGTGTTAATGTCATTGGCGTTCAACTGGGTAATAACCTTTTTTATCCGCTCCAAAGAGCGCGAGGGCCTGGCCTTCCGTAATTTGTTCATTTAA
- a CDS encoding polysaccharide biosynthesis/export family protein, with amino-acid sequence MGYKIYFYLLLGLFLICTSCSTRQYQVLFQQKNALSDSSYQNTDTVAEYKIKAQDVLQVRNLQDTKLLVNNNPSPALNTSVLASGAASTSEQDFKVDDDGTVILPAIGRIKVAGYTRIEAQKLVEEAYRKNVLVNPIIELKIVSLKVTMLGEIRGQGNFPLIKDHTSLIEMIGAAGGITEKADETNIKIIRGTKKNPKVIVVDLGNIQSVNDPKTILQNGDIIYIAQNKRATRNDNYQSFTTTIFQPALLLFNTALIIFTLIRH; translated from the coding sequence ATGGGTTATAAAATTTATTTTTATTTACTTCTTGGGTTGTTTTTAATTTGTACTTCCTGTTCAACACGTCAGTACCAGGTTCTTTTCCAGCAGAAAAACGCATTGTCAGACAGCTCTTATCAAAATACTGATACTGTTGCTGAATATAAAATAAAAGCCCAGGATGTTTTACAGGTTAGAAACCTTCAGGATACCAAACTACTTGTTAATAATAACCCCAGCCCGGCCCTTAATACCAGCGTGTTAGCGAGTGGCGCTGCGTCCACTTCTGAACAGGATTTTAAGGTTGATGATGACGGTACTGTTATATTGCCTGCCATAGGGCGGATAAAAGTTGCCGGTTACACCCGCATCGAAGCTCAAAAGCTTGTAGAAGAGGCCTATCGTAAAAATGTGCTAGTTAACCCCATAATTGAACTTAAGATTGTTAGTTTAAAAGTGACCATGCTTGGCGAAATAAGGGGCCAGGGGAATTTTCCGTTAATAAAAGATCACACTTCGCTAATTGAAATGATTGGCGCTGCAGGAGGAATTACCGAAAAAGCTGACGAAACCAATATTAAGATTATCAGGGGTACAAAAAAGAATCCAAAGGTTATTGTAGTTGATTTGGGGAATATACAATCAGTTAATGACCCGAAAACAATACTTCAAAATGGTGATATAATTTATATCGCACAAAATAAACGGGCAACACGCAACGATAACTACCAAAGTTTTACAACTACCATTTTTCAGCCGGCATTGCTTTTATTTAATACGGCGTTAATTATTTTTACGCTTATTCGTCATTAA